The genome window GAGCCCCTGCTGCAGGCGGCCCCTGGAGAAGGAGCTGGAAGGGCTGGCGTCAGAGTCTGGGGCCGTTGTAGCAGACACTGAGGTGGGGACAGAGACTGCACAAGGCGGGGTTCCGAGTGTGGATCCCCCCCGCTCCGGGCAGGGCAGGCCCTGCGGGGAGGGCAGAGGTGACTCCAGCCTTGTCCTCAGCAAGTGGAGCCTGGGCACCCTGAGTCCCCTTGAGAATGTGGACGAGCCCTGGGGGAGAGCGcagagcagggggcgggggccgCAGCCCCGCTGTGCACACCGGGAAGCCGGCTGAGCCCTCAGGGCGGTGGCTCGGTCATCTCCGGAGCCGGGGCGTCCTGACCAGGTGTCCAggaggtgctgggggcggggggaggttgGGCAGACAGAGATGTGATCCAGCGAGGTGTTCGTTGGAGAGGCTCTGGGTGGCTGTGTCCTGCTCAGCTGCTCGGTGTGTGTGCAGAAATTCCAGAAGTTGTTAGAAGACAACAAAAATGGGGGAACCTGCTGGCGCTGAGAGGGACATTGGAGATCATGTTGTAGATGATACAGCCGAAGCCAGAGAAGGCAGCATGGGTCAGGGACGGGACGAGAACCGAGGCCGCGAGCGTCCCCTCTTCTCATCGCGCCCCTGCCCGCCAAGGTCCCTCGGACAGGTGGCCAGGCACAGCGAGACGATGCCTGGGAAAACCCGCAGAGGCTGGGCAGGTGTTGtgtgagaaggcagagaaaggtcgGACAGgaggggggggtgggggtctggTCTGAGGAGAGTTCTGTGCGTCAGTGTCTGGGGAGACGCAGTGTTCTCACACCAGACGCGCGGGCCCTGCCCAGGGCGCACCTGTGTCAGCAGGGTGGCTGCCGGGCCTCGggaacctcccctccccctgctgttCACGGTCATGgtgcccctctctcctctcccccttccctgcccATGCACACATTGGAGAGCACACAGTGATGCAGCCAGCATGTGTGGGCCCGGTGTCTGGGGGTCTGCAGAGCCACAGGGCAGATCTAGAGAGGTTtgacccctggccctgccctcagaGTAAGCAGGGAGGGTCAGCCGCCCCACCAGTCAGAGGCCCGTCTCCCCCTCTCCGTGCGCATGAGCTGACTCAATTGGAAACCATCTTCCAAGGAACCACAGGCCACACCCAGCAAACCAAGTGAATCCCACAAAATCCAAACTCCGTGCTGGCCCTTGGATTTGAACAAGCCTGTGGTCAGTCAGCTTTGCTAGCCAAAAATGTCCTTTTGGGTGGCGTCGGTCCGCGCACACCCAcattctctctttcacacacacaggcacttgcatacatgtacatacacacacatgcaagcaCACACGTGAACACACATGCAAGTATTCAgacacacatgcattcacacatgccatgcacatgcacacaccttcACAAATGCATTCAggcacaagtgcacacacacattcacacatgcacacacacatgcagacacatatgcacacacatttcctcacacacaaacatgcattcAGACCCATCCATACAGAGGCATGCAGACACATGCACAGACATGTGcgcacacacgcgtgtgcacacatgcatgcacacagccTTGTGAACAGAAACACACGGCATTCCCTAGTGTGGCAGAAACCCTTTATTGGCGCCCCCCTCTCTGGCCGGCAGTCGCTGGTGGCTTTGCTGGCACACGTGGGCAGGCTGACCCCAGGGAGCCTGGGCTGGTTTGTGTCGTCACAGTGCAAGTGGATGCAGACTTGCAGTAGCTGCCTCTTAACCAGGAGCTCCCATCAGCCTGGCGCGTGGGGGCAGGAtgggggcaggtgtggtgggagaggagggaggaaggggccacTGTGCCCCCCGGGCCGGGCCGTCTTCTTCCCGGCTCCTCTACACAGGGTGCCCCTGCCTCGGGGGAACGGAGCCGTCCCTGAAGAGCAAGCcgcgtgggggcggggccaggcctggccacgCCCCCGGCTCACACCTCCTTGCGCAGCAGCACCTTGATGCTGCTGCACATCTGGCCCAGGGCGGCGAAGAGCGGGTTGCAGAAGGTGCGGATGCAGAGCGAGTAGATGTGGCTGATGCACTGGATCTCGATCAGGTAGCTCTTGATGCACGGCACCACGGCCCAGATGTGGCAGAAGGAGATGCAGGCGAACAGGAAgccccagagcagggccagcgGGACGCCCAGCAGCGTGGACAGCAGGCGGTAGCACCAGTACTTGGACACGGTGAAGGTGGTGTAGCTCACTTTCCACACCCCGTCGAAGCTGTAGGTGCCCACGGGCTCTGCGATCACGTCTTCGAAATCCACCTGTTGGGGGGAGGGCGACCGTGACCCCACTTCTCCAGGATCGGGACCCCGCAGGCCTCGCCCCACCCCATGGGCTGCTGCCCGGGCTCTGACCCGCTGGGTCAggtggggcctgggagccagcaTTCCTAACAGATACCCTGCTTGTggtatttggggggggggtgccgaGTCAGGAGGGTCTCTGGCTCTGTAGAGTGTGTGCAAGCGGCTGGCACCTGCCACACCTGCTCTGCTGTGGGTGGGGGGATGGGCGCAGCTGCTCTGTCTTGAGCGCTTCCAACCCTGGGAAGCTGGGCACTGTGGGTCTGGGGTCTCCCAACCTCACCCTCTGTGCACCCCTCACACCTACTGAGGTTTCACTTGACTCCCACCCTGTCCCCCTGTCCCACCCTGCTGGCTACCGGCTTCTGACCTCTGcagcctgcccccgccccaggatGCCCAAGGCTGGGCTTGTGTGCCTTCCTGGGCTGGTTGTCGAGGCCAGTGGTGGCCCTAGCATCCCAGTCGAGGGAGTTGGTAACCAGGTGAGAGAGTCTGCAGATCCGTTAACCCCTTCCTTCATTGACTCCTCTGGGATATTTCTTAGAACCTTGCTGTGAGGAATAGAGAGACTTTTCCGGCCATCTGTTCATCCATCTAGCCATGCCTCATTGGTCAGTTCATCCACTCATCAACCTGTTTGTCTACCTGCTTATCCATTCACTTGCCTGCCCATTCATATTGCTGTCTGTCTACCATCtgtctgtccagctctctgcctactCATCTGTCCATCTGTGCATCTGTCCACCAGATAGTCATCGAGCACCTAGTCTGTGCTGGGCACACACCTCTTGAGAGGTCCTTAGCCCACTCCTTGGCACGTGGTAGGTGCTCCGTAGCAATAACTATCCGAAGCGCCATTGAAGTTACAGCTCAGAAATTCATGCCTGATGGCAAATACAGTTCTGTGCAGCTCCCCAGGCTCAGATGTGTGTGGGGTCCCCATGGGGACTGATGCGCCCCCCTGCCCTCTTGGCTGCATACTGGAAGGGCCCCACAGCCCCGATCTCTCTGATGTGTCTCTAGTTGTCATTTTTCTGCAGAATCCCTTGGAGCTGACGTTTGAGTGATTTCCAGGGATTGCCACTGCGCGCCGAGCAGGGCAGCTGCTGTGTTCTGAGAGTCAGCACATGTGTAGGCGGCGCGCTGTGCTGTGCCGAGCCGGGCGGGGGCGGCCGCACCCCTGGCAGGGATCCGAGCATTGAGGCTTCTGGTTTGGAGAGATATTTATAAGGCCCGACTTGGGCAGCCCTGGGCGGCCATGCCAGGGTATCAGAAGCCGGCGGTGACTTCATTCCTCAGTTCCTTCCCAGAAGTGGGGAGGAGAGgactcggtgtgtgtgtgtggggggaggctgGGTGCTGGCTGCGCTGACTGAGCCTTGGGGCTCCGTGTGCAGCTGAGGGGGGCAGGAAGGCAGCGCAGTGGCTGCTCTCTCAGTCGGTGTCCCCTTCTCGGGCCTGGTTATTTTTGGAACAGCTGGAGAGCCAGTTGATTAATCAGAACCAGCCAGTCCAGCCCCCgcagtcctggggtggggggagggaagggctgggcGTGGCCTGAGGGTGTCACACagctccccagagcccccaggactCGGCCCTGGGACACACAGGGCCCTGCACGGTGCAGATGGGCtatctggggtggggggagcagctgCAGCAGGGGAGGTCACTGAGGTCTGCTGTCCACGTGGCCACTGCATTAAGGTGTGTCGGGGCCATGGCGTTGTCCTCCTCAGTGCTGCACAGAGGTGGACCAGGGGCCGCTCTGGAGAAGGGTGAGCGCCGGCCTCTGCTGGGCCCTGGGTTCTCTCTGCTGGGCCCCTGTTACTTCCAGGGTGGTCCACAgtggctgctccccagccccccaccagGTGGCTTCAGGGACTGAGAGAAGGCATTTAGGAATTGGAAGCAGTGATTTTATGTTACTAAATCTAAGGACTGCAAAAACTGGAGTTTCTCCCTGCATGCCCACTTTTCGGGTCTTTGCTCTCATAGTTCATCTTTCTCGTATCCTACAAGCACGTCAGCGTTCAGCAGATGGGAGTGACGCTGATGAGGCTGGAGGAGTGAGACCAGCAGGGCTCCCTGACACAGGCAGCACACACATGGTGAAGGCTGCAAAGACAGCCCAGCAGGGCGGGGCTTCCTGGGCTAGGACTGGTGATGGCAGCAACTCCGTCAGCCTGGGAAGACCCCGGGACGCCCCCACGCATGGGTCCCTCTGCCGCACAGGGCACAGGAGAGACAAGCAGGGTGCAGCCAGCCCAGCCTGACAGCAAAGCCAGTGCCCTGGGTGGTGGCAGGGTGCACGGTGGGCTGGCACAGATGCAGGGTGCATCCCACAGGGGGACGGGGGCATCTGGGCTGGACATAAAGGGGCCTTGGGGTGATGCGGAGagtggggagagcaggaggagggagctgCAGGGAGGGGAAGGATCTGCTGGAAGGAAGCCCCTAGAGCATCCGGGAGGGccctcttcctgcccctgcccggccctcccAGCCTCGCCTCTGCCCTCTCAGTGAAGATGCACAGGTTGGAAGGGGGGGCAGGAGAAAGGCCCAGGGGGCAACAGAGGTGCCTGGGAGGACGGGGGGGCAGCAGCAGTGCCTGGGTGGAGTTTGACGCTCGCTGTGCCTGGCGTCTGCTGGGCAGCGGTGTGGGGGAGCGAGAAGATGCCATGACTGAGCCAGGCCTCTCGGTGTTTGTGAGCATGGGAGTCTAGTCCCATCCTGAGTCTGGGTGTGCCCCGTGACTCACTGTAAGCTTCAGAATGTGGCACAGGAGACACCGCACTGGCTGCAGAGCTGATGCCTTGGGGATCCCTGAGCCACTTTTATACCCTGCTCGAGAGACCCGTGAGTTGGAAGCCACTGCTGTGCCCTGCCCCCGAGCagatccctgcctcccccagtgcCGCAGCCATATGGGGGCACCATTAGGGAGTTCCGGCTGAGGGGATGTCAGCCCCAGCCCCCGTCTGACTGCAGCTGCATGAGAGGCCCCCATGAGGCCAGCAGAGCTGAAGGATGGCTGTGGCACAGCCGTGGGTAAGGGATGCAGTGCGTCTCCAGGGGCAGCAGATAACCCTGGGCTCCAGCTTTGTCTTCCTGCAGGCGAGGGGCTCTTGGTCAAGCCTCAAATATGCAGATGCAAAACTCTCACCAGCTCGGCTGAAGGGGAACTTGTGTAGGCAGGGCCCCGGAATCTAAATTTCAATGAGCTCCCCAAGAAAACGGGCCTCGTTCAAAAGACTCAGGCCAGCTGATACCTGGGGTTCCCACGGCCCTGACTCACATCACGTCAGCGTGAGTCAGTGCAGCACGGCCCTTAGAGGAAGAAGGAACTGCTGGTGTGGAATGACCAGCAGGTgaatgcccccccacccccccgcccccccgatCCAGCCCCAACCTGCTCTCCCTGCCTTCTCTCCCACAAATCCCTTTCATTGGCTCTGACCCAGCCCATGCGAAAGTTCGTCATCTCCTGCAGGAGGGGCAAGGAGACATCCTCTGTTGTGTCAGCTCTGACTCACTGCGCCAGTGCTGTGATCCATTAGTGATGTCTGCAGTGGCAAGACGAGCCCATACTATTGCCAGCTCTGCCCCAGGTTTCTCCCAGTGCCACGAAACCTCCACTTCTCGCtaactctgcttccttctcttggGAAGCCTGGTTCCCTTCTTctacatttttagtttttctcccttttttgggGGGCACCTTGGACAACACCTCACCATCAAGCTGGCTTCTGGTTTTCCAAGGTGCAAGTAATTCACGCCTCCCTCACCTTCCGCGACAGCTTGCCTGGCACTAACTGGGGCGTTCAGCACTGTCTCCCGTGCGGTCTTCACCCTGCTCTGATCTCCCCTGGAGGATGGAGTCTAAGGCAGCATCCAGGTTCAGATCAGGTTCACCTTGGCTCAACAGGGAGTCCCAGAGGGggcctgctgggggtgggagttTGTGGCCATGCAGGTACCCCTGGATGTCATCTGAGAGCCCAAGGGGTGCTGTTGGTTTTTCTGAAAGAGGAGGCTGTTTTGTGGCACGTATGGGTTGCAGGTGGGCTGAGAACGACTATGCGGGGAGGGCTgggtctgtctccctgcctcccgAGGGAAGAGGACTCGGATCCAGAGCTGGGTGATGCTTTGGGATCCAGCCAGGCTTCCTTGGGTCTTggctgagcccaccctgagcccCCTCAGAGGActtgggctgaagctggggtcCCAAGGCTTGTGCGGGAGAGGTGCTCAGGGTTGTATGGCTTGGGCATGAGGGAGAGGCATCCATAGGTGCACCTGCGGGTGATCTTTAGAGCCGGGGCCCCTGGGGGGGCATCCCTATGCCCAGGGTCTGGTGTGACCCTCTCCTCTGGGGCAGCACAGACTTGGGGGGCAgtcagtgctggctgtggtgaaCGTGGCAAAGGCCATGAGGCTGTGTTGGCCCAGGTCCtctcctctggtctcccagggCCCTGCAAGCCGCCTGGGGACCCTGGTGAAGTCTGCTGGGCTGGACATGGTCTCTCTGCCGTTGGCACTCATTTCCCAGCTTCCCCTGGGCTGGAGGTCAAGCGCTGGACATGGTGGGCGTGCCTCTTGTTCTTCagttgtgtgtgtctgcctgcctcCAGCTGCACCATGGACTCCAGCTCATTGTTCTCCTAGAGTCACACAGCACGGTGGtgttgggctgggggctggagctcaGGTGGCTGCAGCCCTGTCCCACTCCAggcttctctgtgtcactcctcggagcccctgcaccctgacAGGTGCACCCAGGCTCTGTGGGGCCCTCTGAGCCTTCGCCTTGGCCTCTGCAttgtctctcttcctgcctccctccctgattCTCCCTTGCAGGTACCCTGTGTCGTGTTCTCCCGTTGATGCCAGAAAGCCAGGCCCCGGGGAGCTGCCTTGTGCCCGTCCCCTCTGCTTTCTGCCCTTCCGTCTCCCTCCACGGACGCACACACCAGGGTCTGCATCCTTTATTTCTAAACTTCAGAAAAGGGCACAGAGCTCCTCAAGCCAGAGAACATCCCCAAAATACCAAAGGACAATCTTGTGGCCACGCTCGGGGCTGCCGGGAGAAAGCGGGGGTTCCCAGCCCCGGGAGAGGGGAGTGAAGCTCAGGACAGTGCTCTCGCcatggccacggccacggcctgGCCGGCTTCCCTCCTGGCTCTGCGGGACCTCGGAGACCAccctgcccttgccacccactcaGGTCTCCCCCAGCAGCCGCGGGGGCCCCTGGAGTGGCCCACACCCGAGTCCCTTGTCCTGCAGGCTGTGAGGCAGGTGGGGGCTCACTGCTCACACCCTGCGCAGTAAACCTGTCATGTAGCGTGTAGCTGGGGCTCAGTTACCCACAGGAGGCCCATGGCAGTGTAAGAGTAGGAACTGAGGCCCACGAGGCCTGGGCGAGTGTGCCGGCTACGGTTCCTCGGTGGAAGAGCCTGGACTTGAGGTCAGGTGCGTGACGGGCGTCAAGCCCAGGGTGGCTCCCGCTCGCCCGCACTGCTCAGGGACACTTTGCACCGGTCTGGTGGTTGTCACTCTGTCAGGTCTGCTGCCCGAGTTCCCGCCACGGCTTCTCACACTGTGCGCCACCATCCTGGGGCTTCAAAACACCCGTGGGAGATGGAATGAACAAAAGAGGTCCCTTGggtgaaaaagaaatgtgaaatccGGGCTCGGCAGGAAGTTCACGGCCAATGCTTCTCATGAAAAAACTGCGTGGAGTCCAAGAGGCtatttttttttggcaccaaaataaatgatcttttaattccattttccactaactttttgaagacctcgcCTCTGCGCCACTTCTGATAAGTTGCTAGAGCCCCGACCTGTGGTGTAGCGTGAATGCCCCCGGAGCAAGTCCAGGAGGCCACTGATTGCCTGGAGGAGCCTggaaggctccctggaggaggtggccagaGCGTGGTCTTGAGAGCTGAGGGGCCTTTCTCCACCTGGAGGGAGCAGGCAGGCGATGCTGGCGAGGGCACGGGGTGTGTTCTGGTGGGTGGGCTCACAGACTCCTGGGCCTGGGAAGCCCCTGGAGGGGTCAGGCTCTGCCCATGAGTGCTGCCCCTGAGGACCAGGCCTGGGACACGCCCTCAGCTACCTCGCCTGACCCAGCAGCTGCGAGCTTTGGGCACCTAAACGCGGCTGGTGCCGAGAGTTCTGGGTTCTGCTGGGCTCATTAAAATGGGACAAGCAGTGCCGGCGTCTGGGATGGCAGCGACTGGAGCCTGAGATTGGATTTTTCAGTTCTGCAGTTTACGATCTCTGCACACGGAACACACAAACTTCGGATGGCCGTGGGGAGGCTGCACCCAGAGGTGTGGGGGCGCAGAGCCTGCTGGGTTGTGGCGATAAGGAGGGACTGGGCAGCAGGACGTCCGAGGTTGTGGTACGTTAGGTGCTGAAACGGCGGATGTGGGGTGTGCAGGGGTAAAGTCGCACGCGGGAGCCTCATGACTGTGTCCCCCTTTGGCAATGTGGGGTCCTGAGTTGCAGGCCGCACTGGACCTCGAGGTGGGCCCTGTAGGACCTGAAGCCCCCGGGCAGCCGCCCCTCACACAGCCCTGCCACTGTTTCTGGTGCTGGTGGCTTCGGACCCTGCTCGGATGGTCCAGACTGGGGGTGTGGGTCCAGGGTCACCGGCGAGGGAAGTGGCCCAACTTCAGGCTCcttgctggggagggggggatgCCCCAACAGCTGAGGGCAACTCTGACACACCCttgcagggaccccagggcctTGGAGCGCCTGTGCCccgccctggcccagacctggggtGCACAAAGGACTGGGCATGGCCTCCAGGCCCTGGGTGACAGACGGGGCTAGTGAGTGTCCCTGTGCTGCAGCCACCCCTGGGGATTCACCCTGTGCCCACTGTAGAGACCACAGAAATGGCCCGTGGCATGGGACGGGGCCCAGTGTGGCCGCTGGttcctgctgggcctgggccgggcgccagcagtgagtggcagggccaCCAGGGGTGAGGTGGCTTTCTCTGCCTGGCAGCCACCTTGCCCGCCGCACTTGGCCGTGTCCAGGCTGTGGGTCCTGCTGTTTGTGCCCTGGGGGTCGGGAGCCGTTACTTAACCTTTGGTGGTGGGTCAGGGCAGCTGGCTGCGCCCGGGGTGCCGAGGAGCCGGGGGGGCCTACCTTGACGATGTCCTCGTTGATGTTCTTGGGGTCCCGGTTCACCAGGTCGATCTCCTTGCAGTGGATGTCCTTGACCATCTGCGCCTCCAGGTCCGTGTGCTCCTCGGCCATCATGGCGGGGCTGGGGGGCCCCCTGGGGGAGCTCGGAGCCGTGGGGCCGGCGGGGCAGAAGCCCTGGGGGCAGAGAGACCAGCTCAGGGTCCCCCCGCCTCGTGCCCCCGCCGGCTAAATAGGCCCCACCCAGGGCGCCGGCCGACAGCTGCCCCACATAACTTCGCCGGCCGCTCGCGGGAGCCGCCCGTGGCAGGCCTCCAAGCTAAAATTAAGACTGCAGCGCCCTGGAAGGCCGGGCGCTCCTTAAAGGGGGCCACGGCCGGCGCTGGGCCTCGCACGGGCACCTGGGACAcagcattcacacacacacacaggccaggcCCTGCGGGCGCGGCTGGGCCCTGGAATTCTCCCCATTGCTGCCCCACTGGGGGCTCCTCGGGGCTTGGCTGCCCCAGAAGCCAGTTCTGCCTGTCCCGCCTGTCGGGTGACCTTGGGCGCCCTTGACCTATGTACCCCTGCTGGGTGTCGTCTTGATTTGGCTCCTGACCTTGTAGAGGGGCTTAGCCCCAAACTTAGGAGTGAGTGGCACCAGAGGGCGGGGCTTCTCCAGGGTTTGGGAGGTGGGCGGAGCGTGAGGGCCTTGGGTATAAaagcccctccccttcctccatgCGTGGtctgcccctgcacctgagctccaaagctgggagcctcagGCTTTGAGACGCGGAGGGCCACGGCCACCACGtcctgtctgtgaaatgggctgcGGGAGCTGGGCGTGCTGTCTCCCAgcggctgtgggggaggggaccctGAGGGGTGGCCCCACTCCTGGGTGAGCCTGCGCCGAGGGGGCCCCCGTGGAGAGCAGGTAGCGGCGCGATTGTgctgccctgggaggggaggggaggggaggggagggtggacaGGCTTCCAGAGCGCCACACCTCCGCCCACCCCACGTGCATGGAGGGCTCTGCTCTCTCCCACACCTGCAGAGCTCCTGTGTCCGGTTCCCACTCTGCCATCAATCACGtgagcccaccccctcccccacctaggAAGGAGGAAGGTTCTCAACTCCCAGGGGCCAGCTCAGCCCGCCCACCCACCTCCTCACTCCTTCAGGTATGCGAGGAGCCGGGGACCAAGGGGCTAACAGGCTCTGTCCCTGTGTGGAGGGGCTGCCCGTGTAGCTGGATGCACTGATTGGAGACGGAGGGGTCCTGTGGTAGCATGACAGGTGCCGCACACCAGAGGGCTCTGCTTGCTCTGAAGgcatcagggaaggcttcccgtAGGAGGTGGCTGTAGTTAGGGGTGGGTGGATGAGCAGGTGTACATGGACATGGTGTATACAgactgtgctggggctggggtcaggtggGGTGGCACCCGGCTGGGCCTGGAGGTGAAGTGTCCTGGACAGTGGTgctgagccgggggtggggggaacttACCTAGAGGTCTGAGGTCTCAGAGGGCCTCTGGGCAGCACAGTCACCCCTGTGTAGGGGGGAGGGAAAACTCCCTGGCAGCCAGCTGGAGGGTGGACGGGGGCTGGGGCGGTCTGAGGCGGGAAGGTGGAGGCCTCAGAGACTCTGGGCTCAGAACTGTGGGGTGGCTTCATGCCTTCATCAGGCATCCATACCCCAGTGTTTCTGTTGTGTCCTCAACGCTTCCTGATAGACAcaagtggctgctgctgctccaggcaTCATAGCTCAGTCTAGACAAGAAGAGCAAGGGGCAGGAAGAGGCGTCTGCAGGCTGAGTTGGCATCATTAGAAGGCTTTCCCACAAGTCCCATCCAAGCTTGGTGGTCCCCCCTTGGCAAAGGAGGGTGGAATGAGAGGTTTTCAGCTGTGCGTTGCCAACTCCCAGAGCGAGCGTGGGGGTGACAACTATCACTAAGTCGCTTACGAGTCAGCAAGGGTTTTGTTTGTTCCCCTTTCTGGGTCCCCGGCTTCTCCACCTCCAGGCTGTGGGGCTGTGCTGCGGGACACGGCAGGGATCTGAGCCCAGGCGCGGCTGTGTCATGGACCAGCCAGCGGCCCCGGGGGTGCAGAGCCTGACGGAGCGGCGATGGCAACACGACTGTGGTGACAGGGTGGCCGTGCCCGCACTGCTCCGGAGCCACGGGGCCATCCTCTCAGTGCCCGGTTGGTCCTGTAGACCACGTGAGGTTGCGTGGTCCTCTAGACACGGGCACAGCGTGTCTCCCGATCATGGCTATGCGCCGGCTGACCCGCACCTGCAGCTCCCGTGTGCTGAGGGTCACTTAGGCCCGAGGCGAGTGACAGTCGGCTCCTTTGCCGGGTTCCGGGGGCGGCTGCCTCCCACCCAGGGCGTGTGCATTTTGCAGAAGGGCGTGCACTCCAGCTgggccagggtggcagggaccagaggGGCTGGGTGGTGAGGGCGGACGCTCCTGTTTCTGGACATGGCGCTCCTGGGGGGAGCACACAGCCAGGAACCGTCCCTTGTTTCTGGCTCCGGCAGCTCTGTGACCTGGAACGCCAGCCCTGTTTCTTCTTGGGTCCCCGTGCTCCtcgcccagggctgtgctggcacACACTGGGAGAGCCTCTTGGGGCACGGGAGGGCGCGCGGGGCATGAGAGCACACGCCGTGCAGAGCAGTCAACCCACAAAGACTGCACGGTggtggtgcggggtggggggtgttccCGGCTCCTCTGTGTCTGGGGTCCGACGGAGGGTGCTGTGTTACTATAAAGGCATTTTTGGGTTGCTGTTTGCCACGGTGGGACTGGGAGGGAGCGGGGGTGTGGAACAGCGGTGTGACAGGTGGCCCCTGGGGCTGGATGGGGCGTATTTTAGGGGGAGTGCCTGCCTCATTGCGGGAGCCCCGGGGGGACAGAGCCCTCGCTGGAAAGCCACGCTAGAATCTGACCGCGGTGACAGCAACCTTGTGGCGTGTTCTCGGCACCTGCTGTGGGGGTTGCACacccacaaagctggccctggtGTAGCTCTGTGGGACACGAGGTCCCTGTGGCGCCTGCTCCGCGTGGCCCTCGAGGCACAAACGCAGCTAAAGGCGGTGTGTGGACCCAGGGCGCAGGTGGTCCCAGTACAGGTCGGttcatgggatgtgggcagccagAGCCCTGAATGAGACTGCTCGTCCCGGAGCAGCCGGCTGCAGACTCTGCTGAGGGCCCGGGGATGGGAAGAGTTCCGGCTGCTTTCTCACGCACCCCTGGCCAGCCGTGGGAAttcgcagaccctgggagggctCTGCGGCTGGGTTTCCGCTTCTCCCTGAGGGCTAGGGGCAGATCCAGGCCCCACGAACTGACCCAGAGATGGGGCGGGCTGGAGCCGAGCCTGGGACCTCACAGGGCTGACGTCACGAGGGGCGGGGACCAGGCAGACGCGCCCACTTCCTCCCAGGCACCGGAGTCAGCCGGCCCCGCCCTCATGCCCTCCTGCAGGTGAATGGCAGAGGGGGGCTCCGCCTCTCTGGAGTAAGCGGGCTGGGGTCACCTGGGGAAGGCAGGATCCTCAAGgcttggcttctggcttagacTGCCCTGCTTCTCCTCATCAGGCgtcctgggccctggagcctcagttttctcacctgtgaaatgggcacgGCAATCATGGGAAGAGATGAGGACCACGCCAGCGTCACAGACCTAAGTGTCCCGGGGAGAGTGGAGGAAGCAGGCCCTGTGCTGTAGGGAGCCTGGTGGGGCAGATGCAACAGCTGCTCAGCCCTGGTGCGGGACACTACACGGCGAGTCGGGCAGCGTGGAGAACTGGAGCTCAGGGGCCCGCCCACTCAGGAGCAGGTGCG of Oryctolagus cuniculus chromosome 10, mOryCun1.1, whole genome shotgun sequence contains these proteins:
- the CAV3 gene encoding caveolin-3, with product MMAEEHTDLEAQMVKDIHCKEIDLVNRDPKNINEDIVKVDFEDVIAEPVGTYSFDGVWKVSYTTFTVSKYWCYRLLSTLLGVPLALLWGFLFACISFCHIWAVVPCIKSYLIEIQCISHIYSLCIRTFCNPLFAALGQMCSSIKVLLRKEV